A window of Argopecten irradians isolate NY unplaced genomic scaffold, Ai_NY scaffold_0091, whole genome shotgun sequence contains these coding sequences:
- the LOC138311709 gene encoding uncharacterized protein: MLKEIGRVSKYIGIAYQTFFVGLGCPSELLEQEMEEHKHLGFRPRITKILIQLFKRRVDLTYRTVAAEMRQNGMDPKKLVEIVECNRNLEYKDERLPDGWLQETLSIKDVPVIARYIGVKAYFNIFLELGFQPDDVDNFDDQYRNRPTHDKVKALLETFITETQPPPTRNTILLAMQEFDMDTESLVTAFIATKGTS, from the exons ATGCTTAAAGAGATCGGTAGAGTGTCCAAGTACATCGGAATTGCTTACCAGACATTCTTTGTAGGATTGGGCTGTCCAAGTGAGTTGCTTGAGCAGGAGATGGAAGAGCACAAGCATCTAGGGTTCCGACCGCGAATCACAAAGATTCTAATCCAGTTATTCAAACGAAGGGTGGATCTAACGTACAGAACAGTTGCAGCAGAAATGCGACAAAACGGAATGGACCCCAAAAAGCTGGTTGAAATTGTTGAATGCAACAGGAACCTTGAATATAAAG ACGAGCGGTTACCAGACGGGTGGTTACAGGAAACACTCTCCATCAAGGATGTCCCAGTCATCGCGAGGTATATAGGCGTTAAAGCCTACTTCAACATATTCCTTGAGCTTGGTTTCCAGCCAGATGATGTAGACAATTTTGACGACCAGTATAGAAACAGACCGACTCATGACAAGGTAAAAGCCTTACTGGAAACGTTCATCACCGAGACCCAGCCTCCACCAACAAGGAACACGATTTTACTGGCGATGCAAGAATTTGATATGGATACGGAATCTCTGGTCACAGCATTTATAGCCACAAAG GGAACCAGCTAA